From the Roseibium sp. HPY-6 genome, one window contains:
- a CDS encoding LacI family DNA-binding transcriptional regulator produces the protein MAARVTIKTIARDLGISHMTVSRALSDHPNVQKETRELVRNRAAELGYVKNAAAMAMRGDGTKIIGLLLPNIVNEFYARFANELASICESFAFQLIIHLTNDDFITEQHALQQLREVQAKAVVVVPAPVAQAEETQTPVHLDGINIIQLIRQRPMNGSESAILVDDTNAIAGAVEHLYIQGHEHIAYIGAHSSLSSGRNRLKAYLSGLAKCGLERDPDLVKTAPPSFQMGGASANALIEQNKATAIVCGGFEISNGALNALLTSGKKPGEAIAFIGYGDPSFYTWIEGGISTISVPVTPLAEQALQVLRDNGNDSGAEQTFEFEAQLIVRGT, from the coding sequence GTGTCCAGGGCACTTTCGGATCACCCAAACGTTCAGAAGGAAACGCGTGAACTTGTCAGGAACAGAGCAGCGGAACTCGGCTATGTGAAGAACGCCGCGGCGATGGCCATGCGCGGCGACGGCACCAAAATCATCGGGCTGCTGCTGCCCAATATCGTCAATGAGTTTTATGCGCGGTTTGCCAATGAACTTGCCAGCATCTGCGAGAGTTTTGCGTTTCAGCTCATCATTCATCTGACAAACGATGACTTCATCACGGAACAGCATGCCCTGCAGCAACTTCGAGAGGTTCAGGCCAAGGCCGTCGTTGTGGTTCCAGCACCTGTCGCGCAGGCGGAGGAAACTCAAACGCCGGTCCATCTCGACGGCATCAACATCATTCAACTGATCCGGCAGCGGCCCATGAATGGCAGTGAGAGCGCCATTTTAGTAGATGACACGAACGCGATTGCAGGTGCCGTTGAACACCTTTACATCCAAGGTCACGAACACATCGCCTATATCGGCGCGCATTCCAGTCTGTCGTCCGGGCGGAACAGACTGAAAGCTTACTTGAGCGGGCTCGCAAAATGCGGGCTCGAACGTGACCCGGATCTGGTCAAAACCGCGCCACCATCGTTTCAGATGGGAGGCGCTTCGGCCAACGCGCTGATTGAGCAAAATAAAGCGACAGCCATTGTGTGCGGGGGGTTCGAAATTTCCAACGGCGCTCTGAATGCGCTGCTCACCTCAGGCAAGAAACCCGGCGAAGCAATCGCGTTCATCGGCTACGGCGATCCCTCGTTCTACACGTGGATCGAGGGCGGCATTTCCACGATCAGCGTCCCTGTCACCCCCCTTGCCGAACAGGCCCTTCAAGTCCTGCGTGACAACGGCAATGACAGCGGCGCCGAACAGACATTTGAGTTTGAGGCCCAGTTGATCGTTCGCGGCACCTGA